CAAGCGCTGCCCTTCCCCGACGAGTCGTTCGACGCCGTGCTGAACATCGAATCGTCGCACTGCTACCCGGATTTCCCCGGGTTTCTGCGCGAGGTCGCCCGCGTGCTCGCGCCGGGCGGACGATTCCTCTACGCCGATCTGCGCAACCGCAACAAGGTGGCGGAATGGGAGGCGCAACTGGCCGCCGCCCCGCTGACCATGCTCGACGAACGCGACATCAGCACCGAAGTCGAACGCGGACTTGAGAAGTCACGAAGCTCACCGGAACTGAACGAATTGGTCACGCGCCGGACCCCGACATTGCTGCGCGGCGTGGCCGAGCATGGGGCACGCAGGCTCAACCGCGCGCTGCAGACCCGGGAGATCTGTTACCGGATGTACGACTTCGTCAAGCCGGCGTGAACTCGATGTTGAGTTCGGTGAGCCCGCGCAAAATGAACGTCGGCTCGTAGGTGTAGTTGCGCGCGTCGATCGGGCCGTGCTTCTCCTCGCTGATCCTGATGTCGGCCAGGCGGTCGAGCAGCCGCTCGATCGAGACCCGCCCTTCGACACGAGCCAGCGGGGCGCCTGGGCAGGAGTGGATGCCGCGGCTGAACGCGA
The genomic region above belongs to Mycobacterium sp. 3519A and contains:
- a CDS encoding phthiotriol/phenolphthiotriol dimycocerosates methyltransferase; this translates as MGILFRVAFNPLAFRLSAKYIYPLATRRMEADDVVFFNFGYEQDPPLGLPLEAVDEPNRMCIQLYHRTATQADIGGKRVLEVGCGHGGGASYLTRYLGPASYTGMDLNPRGIEYCRRVHAVPGLDFVQGDAQALPFPDESFDAVLNIESSHCYPDFPGFLREVARVLAPGGRFLYADLRNRNKVAEWEAQLAAAPLTMLDERDISTEVERGLEKSRSSPELNELVTRRTPTLLRGVAEHGARRLNRALQTREICYRMYDFVKPA